In Rhineura floridana isolate rRhiFlo1 chromosome 12, rRhiFlo1.hap2, whole genome shotgun sequence, a single window of DNA contains:
- the CFAP68 gene encoding cilia- and flagella-associated protein 68, translated as MSLSCFFNPHHGCLLRANGHGEVWTDWNSTSKFFQYGWRCTTNEDSYANKTLLGNWVEDRYDIRKMLQPKPLPSQYAHYFESTYSSDYSKETPHSTRRVTREPHWFPGHQPELEPPPIKPTARSCYMIDYEPPQSRGAHLLVDGKPKEPEGLQLKQ; from the exons ATGTCCCTGTCTTGCTTCTTTAACCCTCATCATGGCTGCTTATTACGGGCCAATGGCCATGGAGAAGTGTGGACAGATTGGAACAGCACTTCCAAATTCTTCCAGTATGGCTGGCGATGCACCACCAACGAGGACTCTTATGCCAACAAAACCCTCTTGGGGAACTGGGTTGAAGACCGCTACGACATTCGGAAAATGCTGCAGCCCAAGCCTCTCCCTTCCCAG TATGCACACTACTTTGAGTCCACCTACTCGTCGGACTACTCCAAGGAAACGCCTCACAGTACAAGAA GAGTTACGCGAGAACCTCATTGGTTCCCTGgacaccagccagagctggagcCTCCTCCAATCAAGCCAACAGCTCGGTCATGCTACATGATAGATTACGAGCCTCCACAGAGCAGGGGAGCCCACTTGTTGGTTGACGGAAAGCCCAAGGAACCAGAAGGGCTTCAGCTGAAGCAATAG
- the CRYAB gene encoding alpha-crystallin B chain, which yields MWVLQSGVYKSPANPPASAEWCGWGNRDNEMPDITVPESSAWAWPGTREHIKPWLSTGWSTLLLPPSPPGPTQMDITVHHPFFRRPLLSNLLPSRIFNQTFGEHLLESELLPGSSVLSSFLLRPSILRNPSWLESLFSEMRLDKDKFSVSLDVKHFSPEELKVKVLGDTIEVHGKHEERQDEHGFITREFHRKYRIPADVDPLSITSSLSSDGVLTVNGPRKATEVPERTIPIAREGKSDLLAGQRK from the exons ATGTGGGTGCTCCAGAGTGGAGTGTACAAATCTCCAGCTAATCCGCCGGCCAGTGCTGAATGGTGCGGATGGGGGAACAGGGATAATGAAATGCCTGACATCACTGTTCCAGAGAGTTCAGCCTGGGCCTGGCCTGGCACCAGGGAGCATATAAAGCCTTGGCTCTCGACTGGCTGGAGTACACTACTGCTGCCACCGTCTCCTCCGGGACCAACCCAGATGGATATCACCGTTCACCACCCCTTCTTCCGCAGACCCCTGTTATCCAACCTGTTGCCAAGCCGCATCTTCAACCAGACTTTTGGGGAGCACCTTCTGGAGTCTGAACTGCTCCCCGGTTCCTCAGTTCTCAGCTCTTTCCTTTTGAGACCCTCCATTCTAAGGAACCCCAGCTGGCTGGAGAGCCTATTCTCAGAG ATGCGACTGGATAAGGACAAGTTCTCTGTAAGCCTAGATGTGAAGCATTTCTCGCCTGAAGAGCTGAAAGTCAAGGTTCTGGGAGACACGATTGAAGTTCATGGGAAACACGAGGAGCGCCAG GATGAACATGGCTTCATCACCAGGGAGTTCCATAGGAAGTACAGGATCCCAGCTGACGTGGATCCCCTCTCCATCACCTCCTCCCTCTCTTCGGATGGTGTCCTGACAGTGAATGGACCAAGGAAAGCCACGGAAGTCCCAGAGCGCACCATCCCCATTGCCAGGGAGGGGAAATCTGACCTACTTGCAGGGCAAAGAAAGTAG